In Janibacter alkaliphilus, the following proteins share a genomic window:
- the leuE gene encoding leucine efflux protein LeuE, translating into MLGITDLSSYLVGLVVIILLPGPNSLYVLSVAARRGVRQGFQGAAGVWVGDIILMTLSAAGVASLLQANELAFAVVKYLGAGYLGWLALGMLRGGWSLWRSRRSVSEEIDAAAADQGLTPVAGERPFRRALVISLLNPKAILFFVAFFVQFVDPGYAQPWLSFLALGTLATVASMAYLSVLIFGGTRLADLFRRRRGLSAAGSTGVGAVFLGFAVKLSIASA; encoded by the coding sequence GTGCTGGGCATCACCGACCTCTCGAGCTACCTCGTCGGCCTCGTCGTCATCATCCTGCTGCCGGGGCCGAACTCGCTCTACGTGCTCTCGGTCGCGGCCCGCCGCGGGGTGCGTCAGGGCTTCCAGGGCGCGGCCGGGGTGTGGGTCGGCGACATCATCCTCATGACCCTCTCGGCCGCCGGGGTGGCCTCGCTGCTGCAGGCCAACGAGCTCGCCTTCGCCGTCGTGAAGTACCTCGGCGCCGGCTACCTCGGCTGGCTGGCCCTCGGGATGCTGCGCGGCGGCTGGTCGCTGTGGCGCAGCCGCCGCAGCGTCAGCGAGGAGATCGACGCGGCCGCCGCCGACCAGGGGCTGACGCCGGTCGCGGGGGAGCGGCCCTTCCGCCGGGCGCTGGTGATCAGCCTGCTCAACCCGAAGGCGATCCTCTTCTTCGTCGCCTTCTTCGTGCAGTTCGTCGACCCGGGCTACGCCCAGCCGTGGCTGTCCTTCCTCGCGCTCGGCACGCTGGCCACGGTGGCGAGCATGGCCTACCTCAGCGTGCTCATCTTCGGCGGCACCCGCCTGGCTGATCTCTTCCGCCGGCGTCGTGGCCTGTCCGCGGCCGGCTCGACCGGCGTCGGTGCCGTCTTCCTCGGCTTCGCCGTCAAGCTGTCCATCGCCAGCGCTTGA
- a CDS encoding ATP-binding cassette domain-containing protein, with amino-acid sequence MPTVGRTLLLGENGAGKSTLLKVLSGATRPSSGRISIGGRSLDERRRRQLVALMPQQIVPVPGLTVLEQVTYASWVGGCSSAEAARRASEATGQVAMDELAGRPATQLSGGQLRRLGVAEALARPGQMVLLDEPTAGLDPKQRARFRTLISELTVPCLLSTHQVDDASDMYEHVIVLHQGTVAYQGEMVDFLRRGAGPRPAESAFLSTIGDSR; translated from the coding sequence GTGCCGACGGTGGGCCGGACCCTGCTGCTGGGAGAGAACGGTGCGGGCAAGTCGACACTGCTCAAGGTCCTCTCAGGAGCGACACGTCCGAGTAGCGGTCGCATCTCCATCGGGGGCCGCTCGCTGGACGAGCGGCGACGCCGCCAGCTGGTCGCCCTGATGCCTCAGCAGATCGTTCCGGTCCCTGGGCTGACCGTCCTGGAGCAGGTCACCTATGCCAGCTGGGTCGGCGGGTGCAGCAGTGCGGAGGCGGCGCGTCGAGCGAGCGAGGCTACCGGGCAGGTGGCGATGGACGAGCTGGCGGGGCGACCGGCCACCCAGCTCTCCGGGGGCCAGCTGCGCAGGCTCGGCGTCGCCGAGGCGCTGGCACGGCCGGGTCAGATGGTGCTGCTCGACGAACCGACCGCAGGGCTCGACCCCAAGCAGCGGGCCAGGTTCCGCACCCTGATCAGCGAGCTCACTGTCCCCTGCCTGCTGTCGACGCACCAGGTGGACGACGCCTCGGACATGTACGAGCACGTGATCGTCCTGCACCAGGGCACGGTCGCCTACCAGGGAGAGATGGTCGACTTCCTCCGGCGTGGTGCCGGACCACGGCCCGCGGAGAGCGCGTTCCTGAGCACGATCGGCGACTCCAGGTGA
- a CDS encoding DUF7224 domain-containing protein → MIAVANPDLGSAGAVAWNVLGAMTLVTAVVAGAVAGIVLPRYAATPVALIGWYAWLAFPLVLIEPWWRASTITGGGAMCCLPQEQLATRTLVTTLLVAGILLVGSLVTLARHRHLAATALAVLVVAGSTAFVLGRGGSETATEPRQSELVCRSGEGVDVCVWPENEDDLSAIVSSTASVTTDLGALGSRLPTSWSENPDAAGVTFSWSPDTTPEEQRGALALSVVQHLGCDSAGGSDVRSFVLLQSGLSQQEIDERFGPVSEQAARASSLGAPAQRAWIQQAVAECDGSSA, encoded by the coding sequence ATGATCGCCGTTGCCAACCCTGACCTCGGTAGCGCTGGGGCGGTTGCGTGGAACGTGCTCGGCGCGATGACGCTGGTGACCGCGGTCGTCGCGGGAGCCGTCGCAGGCATCGTGCTCCCGCGGTACGCCGCGACCCCGGTGGCCCTCATCGGCTGGTACGCCTGGCTCGCCTTCCCTCTCGTGCTGATCGAGCCGTGGTGGCGGGCGTCGACCATCACCGGAGGCGGAGCGATGTGCTGCCTCCCGCAGGAGCAGCTGGCGACGCGGACTCTGGTGACGACGCTTCTCGTCGCGGGGATCCTGCTCGTGGGCAGCCTGGTCACCCTGGCACGGCACCGTCATCTCGCGGCGACGGCGCTCGCGGTTCTCGTGGTCGCCGGATCGACGGCCTTCGTCCTCGGCAGGGGCGGCAGCGAGACCGCGACGGAACCACGGCAGAGCGAGCTGGTCTGCCGGTCTGGTGAGGGCGTGGACGTGTGCGTGTGGCCGGAGAACGAGGACGACCTCTCCGCCATCGTGTCTTCGACAGCGTCAGTGACGACAGACCTCGGGGCCCTGGGCTCCCGGCTCCCCACGTCGTGGTCGGAGAACCCCGATGCCGCTGGTGTGACGTTCTCGTGGTCGCCGGACACGACACCTGAGGAGCAGCGCGGTGCCCTTGCGCTGTCCGTGGTTCAGCATCTCGGGTGCGACTCCGCGGGAGGCTCGGACGTGCGCTCGTTCGTGCTGCTGCAGAGCGGTCTCAGTCAGCAGGAGATCGACGAGAGGTTCGGTCCTGTATCGGAGCAGGCCGCGCGCGCATCGTCGCTCGGCGCTCCGGCTCAACGGGCATGGATCCAGCAGGCCGTAGCCGAGTGCGACGGATCTTCTGCATGA